The sequence CCAAAACCTCTTCCAACCTGATAAAAATCCTACAATATCACGCATGGCTCATCCTTGACTTGGCTCTCCTATTTCTCACAACTCAGGGCACCGACGATGAGCCTCCCGCCTTCGGTCGGGGATGGGAACTGCTACTACATCCTGACGGAGGGCTGTGCCTACGGCAGCAAATACTTCCCCCCCGGcagcctctgcttctgcagcgAGCGGAGTTACCTGCGCAGCTTCGCCGACCGGCCCTCGGCTCGTTTCCTCAAGGTCGTGATGCTGGACGAGGGCTCCACCGTCGCCGTCACCGTGGAAATCCTGCAGCCGGTGCGCAGGGAGGTGGCCGCCCTCCTCCTGGGCATCGGCGGCCCCAGCGAACGTTTGGATTCCTTCCTGGAGAGGCTGAGCCTCGAGGCAGCTCTGCAAGCCGGGCCGGGCCAGAAGGTGACGGTGGAAATCGAGCGGCAGCACTTCCCCGGCGTCGTCCGCTACGTGGGGAGCATCCACAAAAGCCCCCTGGCTGCCTTGTCCCCGGTCTTTTTCGGGGTGGAGTTACAGGTGAGCGGGCGAAAAAgggcaagctgctgcttttttttttcccccccctcctgtTTGTCACCACGCCGAGCTTTTCcggcttctttttctttattttttagggCGAGGGGGAGAACAGAGGGCGCAGCGACGGCTCCTACCGCGGCACCGAGTATTTCAAGTGTAAGCCCGGCTGCGGGATCTTCCTGCCCTTCAGCAAAATCCGTTTCACTCCCGGCCCGGAGAACGAGCCCGGGAAGCAAAAGCCAAAAGTGGAAGCGGAGGAGGGGGTGCCCGTGAAGGTGGGGGACGCCGTCAGCTTCTACGTGGACGAGGTCCTCAGGAAAGGAATAGCGATGGCAGTCTACAGGGAGGGATCCCAGTGGTTCGTGAAGGTTTGCCCGGTAAGAGCAGCCTTGCTGCCTTTTCCTGAttatcttttgtgttttttgttctttttttttaatccccgTTTGTTTGAAATTTTATACGAGTGAGGCCTTAAAGAGGAGTGGAAGCCGCATCCAAAAGGTTTCACGCAGAGTCTTTGGGCCTGTTGGAAAAAATTGGTTCATATTCCAACCGCTTAGCTGATGTGTTCTTTGCGCCTttcaggaagaagaaggaacaACTGACATCTTCAGAGAAATCCCTCTGGACTCCGTCGTGAAGGAAAACCTGATTTCTCAGAGTAGGTTGTCATCAGATGGGTCCACACTGTGCGTGTCCTCAAGCGTTTAGCGCTTCTCTGCGGGTTACCTGTGAGCTGAAGGTCCAAAAAACCTTCATCTCGTCCCAACTAATTAAATCAGGAGGCTTGAAAGGTCTATAGAAACATCTCAAGTTCGTTGCAGCATGCTTGGCATTAGGCACCTAGAGCTGAGCCTGCCATTTagcaggaagaagaagagagatCACGGCGCGTAAATATGTCCTAGGACAGAAAGCTCCATGGGCTAAAATCTTTAATTTAGCTGTAGGAGGTGGAGCAAGCCTTGTGCTGACGCCAGAGGATCTCAGGAAGGCACAGATGCTGGCAGTGGTGTTGTGAATCACTGGACAAGCCAACAGATTCGTGGGATTTCTCTGTTGCCATCAAGAAATGCTGTGGAGATGTCCAGGCCAGACCGAGGGGAGCTGTTGTTAGACTTTCCATTGAATTAACCTCactaaaggcagaaaaataaccCGGAGACACCCCCACTGCCATTTCCATAGCCTGAAATGGCTCTGCGAAGAGCTGTGCTAGCTCCGGGGCTGGAGAGAGCAAGGAAACAAGGGGTGGAATCATCTCCTCTCGCCCTCAGCAAGCTGCTAGACCAGCTTGGCCCTGTCATCGAGACATTTCCGGAGGATTACAGTTCGTGGCCCTGGCGCTCAGCTTTGTGCTTGCACGTTTAGTCTCTAATTTCAAAGCCGACCTGCTATTAGGGACGGCGACGGGATCCCAAGGTGGCTGTCACTAAGCGTCGCCTTCCTGTCTCTCCTGacgtgcttttttttctttttttttttgcctcccaGGTGTTTTTCCAACCTTCGGCTCCGACGTGGGCCTGGGCCACGCGAAGCAACCGAAACGGCAGGCGAGCGAGAGCGGCGAGGAGGGCGAGAGCGGGAACCCGCCCTTGGAGGTGAACTCCATGGTCCAGATCACCTTGGACAAGGGCAATCAGGTGTTCGGAATCATCCGCTGGCTGGGGTACCTCCCCCAGATCAAGCACAAAATGGCAGGAGTCGAGCTGGTAAGGAGCAAAAGGAGTTTTACTCGATGATCCTCGTGGgttctttcctttttggggTGTTTTATAAGCTGTCAGGTTGCAAATCAAAGCACCCTGAAGACCTTCAGCTCGTGATTATATTTCACAGCCTGAGCAGAGACGAGGCTCTGGCGTGTCAGGGTCTGGACTATGAGGGCAAGCACACCTGATCCCGAATGATTTGGATGGGTTGAGCCGGGGAGGGCTGCGTGCCCCCTTGAAATggggaggaggagctgcagagagacTCTGAGGGTTTATTTAATGTCTTCAGGAGCAGTTATTGGAGCATGGGGCAAAATAATTTGAGAATCCTACAAGTGGGGTcgataaatataaaaaaataaccagaGTAGGTGAAAGCAGCCAGCGAACCAGCACCAAAACCTGTGCACAGCTCTTAAAATCCTAAATGGCCGTAGGGGAAATCACACCTGCCTCATATAAAACCTGCTCTCATGGCGTTCCtcgatgttttttttcccccccaggaTGAAGATAAGGGGGTCACTGCTGGCGAGTGGCTGGGCAAATATTACTTCCACTGCGCCCCGAAGCGCGGCCTCTTCGTGAAGCTGCAGTCCTGCCAGCCTGACGTCCGCTTCCAGAGTTCGCGCGGCAGCGACCTGAACCTCGTGGAGGACAGTAAGTTCTCTGGGAGAGGGGGACACGGTGCCGTGCTGGGCCAAAGCAGGCTACAGGGGAGCCCTTTGTGCAGTTTTTTGCCCGGTGGTTTCATCCCCGGTGCTTTCTTGGAGTGTCCCAAGAGATGCTGGTTTTGGCTGCGgagagctggaggcaggaggtAACGGTACCCGGGGACGGAGAAATAAAGGGAAGTTTGGGAAGTGAGAGTATTAAACCCGTTTTCATGTCGAGTTTGATGTGGTAACACGTTCACAGGAAGACACGGGGAAGAACGGGTCGGTGTTGTCGTTTAAATAGGGAGAAACGCCTCCAGAGCagagaagatgaaatgaaacagCCACTTAAGATGTTGTAAATGAGatcaaagtaaataaaaatgcaggaTTCCCATAGGGACTGCCCAGAAActagggacagggacaggggagGATTGTTTGAAGGACCTGCTGAAGAGAGGAGATGGGATTGTAAAGggagaacactgaaaaaatcaaaaaatatcaCGCTGAGAAATCGACTTAATCTTCAAAGGTGGACGTAGGTCGttttaaaggatttaaaatgACGTGGGACATCTTAAAGGTCTTTCCAAAGAGCTTGCATATAACACAGCACCAgcctgtttgtgtttttctccttgtcttgCTTGGCGCAGCAGTGGCAGAGGCGTTGTGGGTTGCTctggggaggaagggcaggTTTTCTCTCCGTTTCCAGCAGATAAATGACTAAAGAGACCGATTCCCATCCCAACGTGGTTCagtcccagcaggagcagcacagaacaACGCTGTGCTGACCTCTGAGCTGTCTTTTGGGGCTCTGGGGAAGGGCAAGAGCGGTCCCAGCCGAGGTGGGAAGCTAAAAGGGAGCTGCTTGTGTCGCTTCTCTTGCAGGTGAGCACGAAGCTCTTCCCCATGCTCCCGTCAGTTTTCCTCCCCTCAGGAATGAGGACGCGGTGTCCGTCCTGCGAGGGCGGATGAAAGGGATCCAGGGCCACTGCAACTCCTGCTACATGGACGCAGCTCTCTTCAGGTAAGTGGTGGTTGATGTTTGCCCAAACATAAAGCGATCGTTTAAGAGCTGCAGCACTTCCCCGGACTCCCCACGTGGCTGGAAATTTTGCCCTAGACCAGAAAATAACTGCGGGGGGATGCAGCtcgctgcctcctgctctccttcctAACCTCTGAGGTTCTCAGGCCCTGAAGCACCCTCGTGAGTACCTCAGGTACCGTGCGTCTGTCACGCAGGGTGCTGAGATCTTGTAGCCCTCTGGACTGGactgtgctgcttctgtcacTGGAGGGGAGGCAGtggctggaaaaatatttcGAAAGAAACCACCCGGGAAGTCCCAGCTTCACTGTGCAGCAGTGTTGGGAGCCGAACAGACTCGGTGGTGCCCCCACGAGCAGTTTTGGCTGCAGAGTACGAGATTTCCTTCTCCCTGGGCTGCTTCCTTGCTCCCACCGGGTGTTCCTTAAAGCAGCTTTGGTCTTGCTGTGGAGATGTGCTGGCGCTCACCCCTCCGCCATCGGCACGCGTGGCCTGTTGGAAATAAAACCCACCGATTGTCCCGGAGCACAGCGCTTTGGTTCTAACTGCTGCTGCAAACCCGTCGGGACTCACGCAGccctctctcttcccagccTCTTCTCCTGCACCTCCGTGCTGGACTCCATGCTCTTCACGCCCTTCACGCTGTGCGACAGGAACGTGCAGGAGATTCTGCGGGAGGAGATCGTTAACCCCCTCCGAAAGTGAGTACAGCGCGTGGGGATGCTCCAGCTCTTCCAGTTGTTCCTTCTCCTTCACAGTAATGCTGTCCCAACACTTCCTGCACACCTGTGAGCTTCCCCTGCTCGGCAGAAGCCTTGTGATGCTTCGATTTCTGAATGAGAGATCACCTGTGGCTGCTTTGCTTCTTGTTTCTAGGACTGGCTTCGTCAAGGCTCGGAGCGTGATGCACCTTCGGGAGCAGTTAACCGAGAAGGGCAAATGCTCGAGCTTTACCAACGCTGAGAAAGGTAACGTGCTTCCCCAAGCTgcttcagcttctgctgcctcACCCAGGCACCAAACTGGCAGCTTAATTGCGTGCTTCTCCCGTGCACACGCGTTGACGTGCGAGCTGTGCTGCtcatttatgttaaaaaaaagtgCCTGTGAGATATTTTCGGCTTCTGAGAGCTCCCCGTGCTTCTCGACTGACATTTGTCTGATGGGAGGATGGGGATTGCTGGGGCTCTCTGCCGCCTCCCAActggtggcagctgctgccaggaggggAGAGGATGAACCGCGTGAGCAGAATTTCAATCAGGGGGATTTCCTTGACCTTTATACTTTGAATCGGCCCTGATAAATCCGTCCCTGGCGGCCCTGCCAGAATCCAGCGTGGTTTTCTCGTGTTGCCGAGATCAATTTCTCTTCCGAGCTCTGATAAATTATTTGGGGTTCCTCAGAGACGCTAGTTTGGTTAAAAATAAGCCAGAAAACGCCGACATCTGGAGCCCACCTCTCTGATTCCCATTGCTACATCCCTGTCTGTGCTCAGCAAGGCTCCCTGTAGTTTATGACACAAAAGCAGGTTGTGCCAAACATCGTTGCAGCAAGCTCTGGGTTCCCAAATAGCAAACGAGTGGCATTGATTCTCCTAGAAGCAGCAGGTAGCTCATCACTGAACAGCAGCTGTGGTTCTGTACGgctgtgtatttattttagctgGGGGGTGGTTTAATTATTGTTTGGTTTCttgaatttctgaatttttctaaatttttctgaaatttttcttggtttcttgAACTTCTCTTTGAATTCCTGCTCCTGGTCTTGGCTTCCCCTTAACGCCTGTGGAGTGACCCctgcttttctctgcccttCCAGATCCCGAGGAGTTCCTCAGCCTCATCATGCAGAAGATCCTGGGGATAGAGCCGCTCCTGAAACTGCAGTAAGTTACCCGGGCCCGAGTGATGCAACTCCCCTAGGCTCACGAGTTCTTCGCCTCGCAACCACCAGGTGTTACTGCACCTTCTCAGCAAGGCCGTGGAGGCACAGCTCAGGGATTTGTGCTCAGCTTTCTGCTCTCCAGTAGCTGTAGCCCGTGATCTCGCTTGCTGTCAATTTATCCCGGGTGGGCCCACCcaggaaaagacatttttaagtTCTCCCCGGAGGCGCCACCTTTGGAAAACGCTGAAAAAAAACCCTCGTGCCAGCCTTAGGCAAAGAAAGCAGTGGTCTGAGAAACGTGGAGGGCTCTGTTTGACAGCCTTGGGATGCGTTTGGGATGCGTCCAGGCTGTTCGAGCTGGCTCGGATCCCGCAGCCTCTCAAAACAGGGAGCCCCGTGGATGCGGTCCCGGTTTCTCAGGACCCTACAAAgaggatgagaggctggaggaaGGCCAAAATAACCGGGCTGTTGGGAAGCATAGAAGGGGATTGTTCGGTTTCTGTGCTCGTTTGTGGGGCCGTTGGCCAAGCCTCACATTGTGGAGCGCTCGCAAGGGCCGAGCACAAAGGGaactctgtgctgcagctcccctgcgGAGGGGCATCTGAAGGAAATCCCTTCTCTGCCAGTTCAGGGATGGAGAGTTTTTGGGGGACCTGCTCACAGCTCACCTTTTGAATGCCCGAAGCCTCGCTCTGTGGGTTTTCTACGTGCAGTTATAAAGAGATCCTTCATTTGAGAAGGAGTTTGCTGGTCGTGCTCCGTAGCAGTTGgcttaaaaataccaaaatgtcTTTGCTTCGTGTCCTTGCAGGTCTGGAGGCCACGAGGGACTGGACTGTTACTGCTACCAGATATTTATGGACAAACAGGAGGACCTGGTGGTTCCTGACGTACAGCAGTTGGTGGAACATTCCTTCCTGACCTATGACCAGAAGCTAGTGGAGGTGAGCCCAGCTCCTTTCCGTCTTCGTTGCCATCTGCTgcctctttcttgctttctccacCATCCCTGCGCCCGCCAGTGGATCTGGTGGATCATCCCCAAGAGATGTTGTAGGGGATTTGACCTGGGAAGAGGGCCgtgctttccctgctgctctcagccctCGGGAATAACCTGAGCAGAAAACCTTtcctcccaggagcagcaccgAGACGAAACTCTCCGGGATTTGCCTCTTCTGGAGCAGTGACTCGTTTGCCTTCGTTTTCCCAGATCCCCTCTTGCTTCATTATCCAAATGCCGCGGTTTGGGAAGGAATACAAAATGTTCAGCAAGATCATCCCTTCCTTAGAGCTGGACATCACCGATCTGCTGCTCGACAGTA comes from Aythya fuligula isolate bAytFul2 chromosome 2, bAytFul2.pri, whole genome shotgun sequence and encodes:
- the LOC116486716 gene encoding ubiquitin carboxyl-terminal hydrolase CYLD-like isoform X1; protein product: MLRDLSSPGGWAGAGAQNKAEDTQNLLEDAPNSDGRGLECAAGAPTMSLPPSVGDGNCYYILTEGCAYGSKYFPPGSLCFCSERSYLRSFADRPSARFLKVVMLDEGSTVAVTVEILQPVRREVAALLLGIGGPSERLDSFLERLSLEAALQAGPGQKVTVEIERQHFPGVVRYVGSIHKSPLAALSPVFFGVELQGEGENRGRSDGSYRGTEYFKCKPGCGIFLPFSKIRFTPGPENEPGKQKPKVEAEEGVPVKVGDAVSFYVDEVLRKGIAMAVYREGSQWFVKVCPEEEGTTDIFREIPLDSVVKENLISQSVFPTFGSDVGLGHAKQPKRQASESGEEGESGNPPLEVNSMVQITLDKGNQVFGIIRWLGYLPQIKHKMAGVELDEDKGVTAGEWLGKYYFHCAPKRGLFVKLQSCQPDVRFQSSRGSDLNLVEDSEHEALPHAPVSFPPLRNEDAVSVLRGRMKGIQGHCNSCYMDAALFSLFSCTSVLDSMLFTPFTLCDRNVQEILREEIVNPLRKTGFVKARSVMHLREQLTEKGKCSSFTNAEKDPEEFLSLIMQKILGIEPLLKLQSGGHEGLDCYCYQIFMDKQEDLVVPDVQQLVEHSFLTYDQKLVEIPSCFIIQMPRFGKEYKMFSKIIPSLELDITDLLLDSPRECCVCGDVATLECSGCFKDKMFAPTGLKQFCSTCSKQVHSHYRRRTHKPTRLHVPEEFQCRSPQGSQRVPREKMELFAVLCIETSHYVSFVKYGPENEHWMFFDSMADRHGDENGFNIPTVTLCPEVAKYLDLPLAVLALEQPRDMDGVAKRLFCDAYMYMYQSNKMALYK
- the LOC116486716 gene encoding ubiquitin carboxyl-terminal hydrolase CYLD-like isoform X2, yielding MLRDLSSPGGWAGAGAQNKAEDTQNLLEDAPNSDGRGLEAPTMSLPPSVGDGNCYYILTEGCAYGSKYFPPGSLCFCSERSYLRSFADRPSARFLKVVMLDEGSTVAVTVEILQPVRREVAALLLGIGGPSERLDSFLERLSLEAALQAGPGQKVTVEIERQHFPGVVRYVGSIHKSPLAALSPVFFGVELQGEGENRGRSDGSYRGTEYFKCKPGCGIFLPFSKIRFTPGPENEPGKQKPKVEAEEGVPVKVGDAVSFYVDEVLRKGIAMAVYREGSQWFVKVCPEEEGTTDIFREIPLDSVVKENLISQSVFPTFGSDVGLGHAKQPKRQASESGEEGESGNPPLEVNSMVQITLDKGNQVFGIIRWLGYLPQIKHKMAGVELDEDKGVTAGEWLGKYYFHCAPKRGLFVKLQSCQPDVRFQSSRGSDLNLVEDSEHEALPHAPVSFPPLRNEDAVSVLRGRMKGIQGHCNSCYMDAALFSLFSCTSVLDSMLFTPFTLCDRNVQEILREEIVNPLRKTGFVKARSVMHLREQLTEKGKCSSFTNAEKDPEEFLSLIMQKILGIEPLLKLQSGGHEGLDCYCYQIFMDKQEDLVVPDVQQLVEHSFLTYDQKLVEIPSCFIIQMPRFGKEYKMFSKIIPSLELDITDLLLDSPRECCVCGDVATLECSGCFKDKMFAPTGLKQFCSTCSKQVHSHYRRRTHKPTRLHVPEEFQCRSPQGSQRVPREKMELFAVLCIETSHYVSFVKYGPENEHWMFFDSMADRHGDENGFNIPTVTLCPEVAKYLDLPLAVLALEQPRDMDGVAKRLFCDAYMYMYQSNKMALYK
- the LOC116486716 gene encoding ubiquitin carboxyl-terminal hydrolase CYLD-like isoform X3, whose protein sequence is MSLPPSVGDGNCYYILTEGCAYGSKYFPPGSLCFCSERSYLRSFADRPSARFLKVVMLDEGSTVAVTVEILQPVRREVAALLLGIGGPSERLDSFLERLSLEAALQAGPGQKVTVEIERQHFPGVVRYVGSIHKSPLAALSPVFFGVELQGEGENRGRSDGSYRGTEYFKCKPGCGIFLPFSKIRFTPGPENEPGKQKPKVEAEEGVPVKVGDAVSFYVDEVLRKGIAMAVYREGSQWFVKVCPEEEGTTDIFREIPLDSVVKENLISQSVFPTFGSDVGLGHAKQPKRQASESGEEGESGNPPLEVNSMVQITLDKGNQVFGIIRWLGYLPQIKHKMAGVELDEDKGVTAGEWLGKYYFHCAPKRGLFVKLQSCQPDVRFQSSRGSDLNLVEDSEHEALPHAPVSFPPLRNEDAVSVLRGRMKGIQGHCNSCYMDAALFSLFSCTSVLDSMLFTPFTLCDRNVQEILREEIVNPLRKTGFVKARSVMHLREQLTEKGKCSSFTNAEKDPEEFLSLIMQKILGIEPLLKLQSGGHEGLDCYCYQIFMDKQEDLVVPDVQQLVEHSFLTYDQKLVEIPSCFIIQMPRFGKEYKMFSKIIPSLELDITDLLLDSPRECCVCGDVATLECSGCFKDKMFAPTGLKQFCSTCSKQVHSHYRRRTHKPTRLHVPEEFQCRSPQGSQRVPREKMELFAVLCIETSHYVSFVKYGPENEHWMFFDSMADRHGDENGFNIPTVTLCPEVAKYLDLPLAVLALEQPRDMDGVAKRLFCDAYMYMYQSNKMALYK